The Gossypium arboreum isolate Shixiya-1 chromosome 4, ASM2569848v2, whole genome shotgun sequence DNA segment tcaagaagtcctcttttactcaattctaccatgccattctcactcatatgccctagccGTATATGCCAaaatttagtaatatcatcatctgacaaggaagagaagcggcaatttgcatcaccgatgtgatagaaccctgcaaaacatataacttggcaatctttctctgccctttcatcacaaccagggaccctttggaaatctttaaaccccactttcagctgtgtatctgtacccttttgaatcaagattactcaacgaaattaaattttttttcaattctggaacatgccatacgtcactaagtgttctgacaactccatcaaacatcttaactttaattgttccaacacctgtgattttacacgaagcattatttcccatcaaaacaacaccttcagacactgtttcataagttgtaaaccaatcccgattggaactcatgtggaaggtacagcctgaatcaagtatccactcctcgcttactttagaatcattaacagaagcgactagaagttcaccatcgctgtaatattctacaacatcagcttcaccggaattttctggttgttttcctttttaattcgcagcctcccttttaatcttattctgtagcttatagcactcagatttaatgtgccctttcttcttacagaagttacaagttttacctctgtttgaagactttgatctacccttagatttaccacgaggattccgttcctgtatcctacacgatcatcatcagcattccgatcttgtctcccacgaacaatgagaccctctccttgagagtcgggtttaaccacaagatgcttcatcttatcatacgaggttaaataatcataaacctcatcaactgtgagagactcgcggctatataaaatcgtgtctctaaaggttgaataaaacgggggcaacaaacaaagtagaatcaaccctagatcttccttatcatactgaacctccatggcctccaagtttgagagaatttctttaaacactgttaagtgttcgtatacaggcgcaccttcctccaaacgatgagcataaagacactgcttcatatgcaacttacttgttagagtttttgacatacatatttgttctagcctcttccataatgtagcggcagtcttctctttcatcacatcctgcagaaTTTCGTTGgataaatgcagatgtaattgtgttaatgtcttttgatccttacgcttcttctcttcatctattAATGTTGAAGGCattttatctatccctagcagggcatcctccagatccatctgtgcaagaactgcttgcatcttaatttgtcacaatgcaaatctggtgttgcgatctaacagcggaatttcatacttcaaagacgccattaccgtgatcgagatgaacaacccggaagctctgataccaatttgtgaaaaaaataaaataaaataaaacacacagagattttacgtgaaaaccctttcgggaaaaaaccacgggcagaggagaagaaaatttactatgtcgaaaatttgaatcaatacaagaggaatagactatgtctatttataggtttgtaaagccatattctagtaggattgaaacatcttatcctaatcaatataaaatagatggagtttaataaggtttaaaaaaccttattctaaaataaaataaaagaagtctagttcaatatggattttacttttattttattttccatcgcattttatttaaataagaatttgggtcacttaattctaacatttcCACTAGTACCCagtcaatttgtaaaattttcaaattaataccCAAAATCATAATTCCAACTTAAATTTGACATTTCAATATGTGAcaatagtggaatgacttcgtgactaaatgattttataattaataggtgaaaagttggatcttaattataaatcatttgagcctcaattgcATTTGTCCAATCAGTCCCTTTGTTATCTCgttaaaaccataaatgaattgcatattgaatcaaatgaacaaaaatgaataCAAATGGTGAAATGGAGAAATAAGAAACATTTGGAAATAATTGAAGTTTTctccaaaataaaaatgaaaataaagaaatgaaatcatttggaaatgaatgtggttttctccaaaataaaAATGAAGATGACCTGaaaatgaatttatgtttttcaaattaaataaagttcaaaaatagaaataaatcatttggtcatagtGAACCATTGAATGCGaagatattaaatatattttcacatagattcttttacggtaaagtcgtcatgattttaacggaattagaattgtgttgaaaaaattatttaattgaaaatatattgaagtttatttcttgcgaaatagaaaaataaatatttggttGGATCAAAATTATAAAGTATTGGATTAAAAGTTCaggaagtacttgtaattggacctGATATGGAAGAGGCCCAAGAACCCTTTGTGTAATAAAAGGGGACGGCAAACCCTAGTATAATTAACTAGGGTTGTCGCCCCCTACATCCTAGTTGCACTAGGATTTCGTTTTTCTAGGTGAAAAATTTATCTAATTTAACAAGGGTTCTACTTTCTCTCCCTATAAATTGATGGCACTGGTAGGGCTATTAACACAACTTTaagatattgttattctgccCGAAAATAGAGAGACTTTTATTCTCtaagaattaaatatattttttggaATAACAATTTGTAGGTTTTTATTTGAGAAGAGAAATTTCATTTTCAcccagaaaaaaaaaggaaattattTCTAGTTCTGTGATTGATTCGAACCATTCGAGCCCACACTTGAAACAATTCATGGTAAGAGAATAACAGAGAATACCGTCTGGTTGAAAGCTAGGAATGACAAGGATTCGCTTATCCGAAAACACAAGTATGATTTTAATctagatttatttttataaatatcacaaactgggtcgatatttaaaaattttatttttcgttaCGCAAGAAAATCGTTTTCAAACCGGTTTTTTTACAACATATCCAACTCAACCTAACTAATTAATAGGGTACCAATGTTcaatttcattttataattttgtacACATAGCATTTCTCATTCACAATCATAATTACAATctaattcatcatcaatacacattTATTTCATGACATCTAACATTTTTCTATCCAATTTCCATGTCACATATATAATGTTCTATGTAATTCATGtcattttctattttattcattttagtcctctATACCGATATTccatatcaaatcaaatcaaaacaattcataatatcatcatatactCACCATAACATTCAATCAttcaattaacatatatatatatacaagcataaaatttcatgaaattttagtCTCGCATCCCTCGTCGTCAACTGCCGTTTTTCCTCTCCCTCTTGTTGGCTTGGCATTGTCTTTAGCTACGAATAATAATTAACAATTACAcaacataaaatttcatccaattcaCATTCAATTACAAAGCCAAGTATATTttgtaaattattcaatttatattttgtaaattattcaatttagtccctaaaatcgagaCAAGCGTAACTTTTAATCTAGAGtttcaaattaaaatatgatttcacatatattcattagggaTGCTCTACTTTATattcttattaaaattttataaaattttgcattttattcaatttggtctctaaTGTACGAAACTAACAATTACGAACAATTTTATCCTTTTTATaaactaagcttaatttctattAATTTCACACCAATTTTATCCATTTCTCaacaataaaaactttcaaaaatattaacAACTTTACAAATTGACACACAAGCTaactaaattaaactaaattgATACACAaccctttttttccttttcttttctgacTTAgacttctcttctttctttttttccttttcttttctaacTTAGGCGGTCCTTCCACTAATgccttatatatataattaacctttgttaatcaaaattaagtaaagtaattatgttttattataaattttatctttAGTTAAAACCAAGGATCATCGTTACCGTccactattattattatctattattGGTCTACTTACTATTTTAGACATTTGTTTAATTGAGATATAAGTCCTCAAatcttttattaattaaaaagtatgTAGCGATtaaccttttacaatttaatctttgaGCCTTAATTAACTTTTTTGACTAAATTATTTAActgaattttaatatatttttataataactccgtaaatatttttttgtatttatagACTTAATTTAcagaaataaaatttcaaaactgTATTTTCCGATActattaaatttcaaatcattacaaaaacaaaaaaacatcATCAATAACCAAACTCCAAtgaacaataatttaaaaaaaaaaaaaaaacatcacaAGTCACAAAGAACAAGTAAAGCCACCGTACACCAATTTTTTAGATTTAGTTTGAAAATCAAAACTTAGTTTCAATTATAACTGAGTTGTTACCATTATTTCCTCAGCTTAGCAAATGAAACATTACCAGTTGTATGTCACTGCTTCAGTTACGCTGACTTATAATCtataaaaacatgtatattttatttgtaATGTTAAAATGttcattaataaaaatttattcaaatataaaaaatatttaattatagtCCAAAATATTTAATACAATACTTCCATTGTTCCAATTCTACCTTTGGTGGTATATTTTTCTAAAAGCtccaaatcaaatctcaattgTAGATAATACTTGTGTAACTTACTTTTCTAGTCCTTGTATAAATGTCACATTGGCGCACGTACATAGTCCTTGAATCTCTCCTCATTTTTAGGATATTCAAACCCATACTATAAACATTTATTGCTAGTATGTTAaactttttaataaatataaattaaaaaatttaattttacctTTACATGCCTCAACATTTGTTCccaactttttcataaatttcattctaattattTGCATTCAAAGGAGCAATTATTCTAACTATATATccacaaaaattaactaaatcacATGTATTTTCCCCAATacctatattttaataaaattttctcattcacaaagaaaaagaaaaaagaaaagacaaGTTTGCAAAACAATTTTCAATACTTGAGGGTTTTAACTTAATGGTGAAATTTTTTTATGCCAAAGTGATAGACAATTTGCCTCCAATTTCTTACGTCAAATTTTCAAAATGCTTGTAAATTTTGGGCTAACTCATAAAAGGGAATGGGTAATATAAGGTAATTATTAAAAccttacatattttattttaaagtttatgGAATTTACTAGGGTTAATGAAACAAAATACAAAGTTTCcttttttacaaattaaattaaaaaacctTAATAATTAAATCTAccctaaaaaaattgaaattgttAAATTAAATTTGTCATTGTTAAACCCATTATAGCACCAAAAGCAACCCTAATGATCTATATGACTTTAGGTAAAAAAATAACAACCCTTTCAATTTTATAAACTTCAGATACTTGAGAAGAAAACTAACCAAAAATAAATTtcattgaaaatacttgagacgaTAAAAAAATTTAGTCATGATTGATGAAAGCGGAACTCCAttgtttatttataaatattttggttttGACGAAATTTGGACAGAGGAGACTAAATTAGCTAGGGTAAAACAAAAAcaagagtttgtggaagaaactAACGTGAGGAAACATAAAATTGGAATTTATATGCTTTCAATtacttttttattactttatggAAAAGGGATTTATCTCTTTAATATAAGGATCAATCCTCTTTTTCTTAACGAAAAAGGATATATAAGAATCCGTTAATATGCTAAAAAAAGGGTTTGATTCTTTATATAAATGGATCAGTCTTTTTTCTTACCTAATGTTTAGCTTATATTACATAAATAGATCATATATATTAGTCAATATACTATAATATTCTTTGTCCACACGCCATTGCTCCACTATTTTAATGCTTAacaatttattttatcattacaaCATTTAGTCATAATTCGCAACCACAAATCATGTTGTTGTCATCAGTAAGTAGAAAACTAAAATATGTAAAGATTTTTTGTTTGATTCTCTGGGTTACTGGTTTATGCATAGATTCCCAAACATCAATCTTGagttatttttttctttcattggAAAAACAAGGTTTTGGGTAATTAAAGAATGAAGTTTTGAGAGAAATTTTCTAAACGTAAAGTTATTTTCAACTAGAATTTTCCTTATTTTGACAATGCAATGCAAGGCTATGAAAAATATTTCTTTGTAATACAATTCGGGTTGGTTTTATCGGTGAGAATCAATTCTTCATTTGTAAGGATTTGGTTTGATTTTTGTTCTAATTACTCACATTTGACTCATAATATGTAAATCTGATGAAAATCATTGAAATGCCTTGATTATAAAACTTTCTTTGTCCAAATCACAATAAAGAAAAGTTTAGGTTTTCCAACTAAATGTAAATAAAATTTGTTGATAATACGGGTAAacgttcgatcgaatcgaatcgaatatatttgttcaagttaaatttttaaaaataattttgggtccttgtaaGAACTGTCACCTATCGTAATAAAATTTGTCTaccttaatcaaaatttttattaactttcatcacctcataatttatttattaatattttatattcgggttagcttctttgcttccttagttgtttcaattatctttaaattcttgtcactatgtattttgggattaaaaatatattacatgtaaaaatgtaattttataataaaattattttaaagataaaatgtgaatttgataccaatataaaattttaacatgaatattttatggcataattaataatttaattttaatataaatatttaatatgactaaacaattcaataatataaataatataaaatgtgaaatttaatttaataatataaatagtagatataaataaaattattactatttatatttagtgatttttttggataattttgatttttatttaagagtaaagggtgaaaagtaaaagtttaagaggaaaataaaaaattttagggAATAAAAGTTTGACAAAAAGTAAAtagggagagtaaaattttggagggaaaatatttaaaaaatttgggGGGGTTTGGGGTAGATGAGAGGTGGGATGAGAAGCAAGTAAAAGTTTTAGGGGGAAAGTGGGAGAGGGTAAAAATTTTGGGGGAAAATAAAAGGTTTTGAGTGAttttgggagtaaaattttgagaaaaagtaaatggAGAGTAAAATTTTAGTAGGAAATGAATTTTGGGTAGATTAGGAGATTGGGGTGGGAGGGGAATAAAAGTTTTGGAgggaaagtgggagggagtaaaaattttgggagaaaataaaaggttttgagggtttttaggagtAAAAttctgaagaaaaaaaaagtaaatgggagagtaaaattttggtgggaaatgAATTTTGGGTAGATTGGAGGATTGGGGTGGGAGGGGAATAAAAGTTTTGGAGGGaaagtgggaaggagtaaaaATTTTGAGGGAAAAGTAAAAAAGTTTGAGAATTTgaggtaaaaatataaaatattatagtttgatattcgaattattcgaatttgaaaactcaactcgatttaaacttgaaattcgaaaaaaattcgagttgactcaaataactcgatttgcttaatttgaaattcaaaaaaaaaattatttttttgagtCGAATCGAATTTTACTTACTATTAATTAATAAGGGATAAGGTTGAGACAATTAACCCAATTCGGAATAAAGACAAGCAAAGAGCCATTTAATGATCGGAAGTCAATTATTCTAGGGGAGGGGGGTTTAGGCTGATTTTTCAGTGTCTCTTTGTGGCTAAATCCTTTCTCTTCCTTAGAAGCCTCAGTTTATATTTGTGGAACCTCCTAATCCTAGGGTGCCATGTGTGAGGCTATGATCAAGGCTCAAGTACATTGTTATGACATACCAAATGCCATAGATAAGGTGGCACTATAGCATGGCAGGGTGGCACTACAAAATGTACAAAGCTCTTTGAATTGGGTGAGACTTGTCCGTATTGGGAATTCACATGACGCGGATGTAATTCTGTCAACAATTTTATCTGAGGTGTTTCATTAACCTTTAAATGATGCTATGAGGTGTTTGTATAGAAAAGAATGCAATGCAAGAAGTTTAGTAAAATGTCACATGACAaagcataacaaaataataattttaattgagaaatgCAAACTCCGAAATCAACCATTTTAGACACAAAACAATTAATATGACGTCAAAAAATATAAAACCAACACTATacaaatatataaacatataaaatctaTGATTTGAATTCTTAGTTTATCAAATTTATATAAACATATGGATTGTAACTATGTTACCTcaaatacaatatatatatatatgtatgagcaGTTACTCTGAGGTGCAGTAGTGGCGTCACTCAGGTTTGTATCTTCACTAGATCAGTGTGATCTTTGCCATCCATTTTGCGAGCCAAAACTTGCCTGATATAGTCAATATACTTAATCTTCTTATACATTGGAGGACGATGGGGATCATCCACCATTGAATCAAGTGGGCCGATTTCCAGTTCATCATCTACATGTGCGAATGCCGCCGCTGAAATCCTTGCTTTCTTCTCGTTTGTAATAGCTCGGTGTTCTATGCTTTTGTACACTCCATTGCTCATAATCTGATTAACCAACAACCAGAACAAATATGAAGTGTTCTTTTTCTGAATTTTCATCCAAACTTATCATAATTATTAGAACATGAACACATTTATCTATTGCCTACCTCGATAGCATCACCGATGTTGACCACAAGAGCATTAGGAATTGGTTTAACAGGGATCCACTCTCCCTTGTGCTTAATTTGGAGGCCAATGACATCATCATCTTGCAGAAGCACAGTTAGTGAGCCTCCATCAGAATGAGGGCTAACACCAAACACAAGATCAGGACTTGAACATGGCGGATAATAGTTCATTCTCATTAGTTGTTTCAGCTCCCCTTGATACCTTTTCAATCCATCTCTTTCCATCCCCATTAGTATGGATAAGTTTG contains these protein-coding regions:
- the LOC108459888 gene encoding protein SRG1-like; this translates as MKAAMAAFFELPLMEKKKYAMGANDLEGYGQAYVVSEEQKLDWCDLVALKTLPLEQRNLNFWPLNLPGFKEAVEEYSIEVQKVAEEINANLSILMGMERDGLKRYQGELKQLMRMNYYPPCSSPDLVFGVSPHSDGGSLTVLLQDDDVIGLQIKHKGEWIPVKPIPNALVVNIGDAIEIMSNGVYKSIEHRAITNEKKARISAAAFAHVDDELEIGPLDSMVDDPHRPPMYKKIKYIDYIRQVLARKMDGKDHTDLVKIQT